The proteins below come from a single Cupriavidus pauculus genomic window:
- a CDS encoding non-ribosomal peptide synthetase, whose product MAGKTRETLLHHLLDLATTRPDAPALTIVDDANPDGIDYSYRELMQRAAGHARVLAGMAQPGDRVMLVLDTGIHYVSAFFGCLLARMIAVPAFPPESLRPQHLARLDAILADCDARVAVTEGEFANAWAGQSARLAMLDVACSADVAATLPDALDAIHADDIAFLQYTSGSTATPKGVMVSHANIMANEAAIAESFGTRADDVMLSWLPLYHDMGLIGGLMHPLYTGTRLVLMSPGDFLRHPRRWLDAISRFRATISGGPDFAYRLCVDRIRRTPGDALDLSCWRLAFCGAEPIRAETMTRFAERFAASGFAAGALYPCYGMAEATLLVTGSRAGSGAHIARFDADALAQGRAQPGADADASALVASGFAPSRHLVDIRDVTTGQSLPDGTVGEICIQGPSVMRGYWQRPDATAEAFFADGALRSGDLGFRADGRLYVAGRRKDLIIVRGVNVYPQDVEMTVEGAVDAVRRGRVAAFPYVYNGIESIGIAAEVARTAMRGGDDAASAAAIAQAIRAVVAEDCGEPPALVLLLQPGELPRTTSGKLQRSRCVPAWRAGDLDTWAVFEGDAAFLTPAGETRDLTATEARLADIWREVLGMRPGADDSLFALGGNSVQAAQIVARVRERLHAGFSLALLFAHPTLAACAGAIDAMEAAADSLRSDVGVVGGADADAALSPIQRGLWVLWCLAPESGAYNVCGVMQRSGPFDTAALQTAIDTLAERHVALRTRIVVERSSQPLQRVLPASSVPIDVRHCATRAEAEQAVRRWSEQPFALTAQAAFRVLRVVVEGTEWVALCVHHLFVDGWSMNVMVDEFCALYERRGALPPATQHTEIAAGHARALAACRTDAIDYWTRTLGKDPVVLELPTDRPRPAQPSGHGDALDFSIDATLASGLRQMAARQQTTLFTVLLAAWHALLHRYAGQRDIRVGVPFALRDSVAAERAVGYFISTQTIRATVEGAQPFEALLRQVSGAVRAVQPYLALPFEEVVDALQPDRTLAHNPLFQVKFNLGLPVAAPATLAGDTLLAMQIEGDVTRFDLALDIIDGSDALAGRLAFATDLFDRATVERMMRHYLSVLAHVAAAPETAIALLPLGDDTPALVAGPLPDAPMDVMAAWSAALHRDAQAVALCDDTRTLTRAEADALANGVALALQARGIGREDVVAIDLERSVPFVVALIGTLKAGAVALPLDIAQPVERRRQLVDAANARVVIGNADLGVDGLDIATVSPSERFTGVPVLPQQGAYQIFTSGSTGTPKGVIVSRQALAHYVAGVLSRLSLPAGTSMAMVSTPGADLGHTVLFGALYAGHCLHLIAPSRATDGDRFAEYMARYRVGALKIVPSHLRALLHAERGADVLPHAALILGGEAAPAELIAQVRALRPGCRIFNHYGPTETTVGVLTHALGDDETILPLGEPLPGVRAYVLDAGLSPLPEGIAGELYIGGLQLARGYRDAPAQTAERFLPDPYVHGARMYRTGDRVRRRHGRLHYLGRADEQVKIRGYRVEPAEVARMLRTMEGVMDAAVIVHDERLIAYAVLAPSMESTDVLRIAAARLPAYMVPAQVVAMDRLPVTSNGKLDRRALPAPVFEAAGHAEAANETEMALARIWQDVLGIERVGVTDNFFELGGDSILSIQAVSRARRVGLRFTPKDLFLHQTVRALAAVVTRVQSAPVKSDAPGGEVPLLPVQRAFFETHVPARHHWNQAVLLRPMQSLDVVRLQTAVDRLVAHHDALRLRFAGRDGVWTQQYADTAITTVTHDAVTEDALTDACTRAQRGLDLEHGPLLRVALFTLPDGSQRLLIAIHHLVVDGVSWRILLEDLQQAYRDDAALPARTSSYQTWSRKLQHQAASLAHELSFWRTQQGPAVAAPRDVRLRDATVATVSLPAAATRALLTDAHGAYRTQINDLLLAAVARAVGQWQGFDTAAVLLEGHGREALFDDIDLSRTVGWFTSLFPVALPIDDDLGVHIKRVKEAVRAVPRNGIGFGLLRDALHDVARPSITFNYLGQFDARDGGMFAHAQEPAGDSRDPDAPVGNAIVIDGMVRDGELAFTLTLADPAFTPFAGRLRGALEDIVAHCLQAPAGALTPSDVPLSGLTQAQLDPLAGAAIADIYPLTSMQQGMLFHALYTPDAGMYVNQIAVDLEGLDADRMRRAWNDTIAAHDILRTAFLHVDGKPLQAVMHSVPSPVLIESHGDVEALALHDRARPFSLDTAPLMRVRLVAQGASRHRMIWTSHHLLLDGWSTARLIGEVLQRYHGQPVEAVATRYRDHIAWLQAQDASASEAFWQQRLPALETPTLLAQALPAPAEPMTGHAVQRVRIDAISLQRAAQQQRVTLNTLLQSAWIVVLQRYTGQRAVAFGATVAGRPATLSGADTMLGLFINTLPVIQAPAPDQRIDAWLQALQQENLSLREHEHVPLYEIQRWAHQGGQPLFDSILVFENYPIDAALREREQHGLRIGDVDHASTTNYPLTLVITGNQTLDVMFNYATELFEADRIAQLQRHFVATLERIAAQPDQRIADLVLEQPDAVTDEDDRFRDAPPVHVAIAMRAASQPDAVAVRCGEQTLTYAGLDAASGALALALRSRVTAHEPVIGVVIDRTPGMIVRLLAVLRAGAAYLPIDPELPQARIDEMIDGARVQLLLGSRALRPRLDAKVPWLDMEDAECLVPSPGSLPEVSRQQLAYLIYTSGSTGKAKAVAVEHGPLAMHCHATAEQYGMAPGERELHFLSFSFDGAHERWIVPLVAGAEVVLRDDELWSAERTLAAFTLHGITNAGFPPAYLMRLTEAADPDAPPLRLLSFGGEAISRESFARVRKTFRPRTLINGYGPTEAVVTPLAWVADADTPCTPAYAPIGRPVGSRHVYLLDADLHRVPQGVIGELYIGGYGLARGYAQRPGLTAELFLPDPFVPGARMYRTGDLVRQGPDGAIEYVSRRDHQIKIRGYRIEPGEIEARLRAAAGVYAAAVLAVPTPQGSQLVAYVAGDGDTTPDTDSLRAMLAAALPPYMVPAQIVGMAQWPVTVNGKLDRHALPAPVFASHDHVAPRTEREQALAGIWQSLLGVERVGIHDNFFELGGHSLLLTQLVSRLHREMGLTLSLRDAMAHPTVAQLGAWIDARPDARQETARQLAALDDLMADLEAS is encoded by the coding sequence ATGGCTGGCAAGACGCGCGAGACGCTGCTTCATCATTTGCTGGATCTGGCGACGACGCGCCCCGACGCGCCCGCGCTCACGATCGTGGACGACGCGAACCCCGATGGCATCGACTACAGCTATCGCGAACTGATGCAACGCGCCGCAGGCCACGCGCGCGTCCTGGCGGGCATGGCACAGCCGGGCGACCGCGTGATGCTCGTGCTCGACACCGGCATCCACTACGTCAGCGCATTCTTCGGCTGCCTGCTCGCGCGCATGATCGCGGTGCCCGCGTTTCCGCCCGAGTCGTTGCGCCCGCAGCATCTGGCGCGGCTCGACGCCATACTCGCCGACTGCGATGCGCGGGTGGCGGTGACCGAGGGCGAATTTGCCAACGCCTGGGCTGGCCAATCCGCGCGGCTTGCCATGCTCGACGTGGCGTGCAGCGCCGATGTCGCGGCGACGCTGCCCGACGCGCTCGACGCCATCCATGCCGACGACATCGCTTTCCTGCAGTACACATCGGGCTCCACCGCCACGCCCAAGGGCGTGATGGTCTCGCACGCGAACATCATGGCCAACGAGGCCGCGATTGCGGAATCGTTCGGCACGCGCGCCGACGATGTCATGCTGAGCTGGCTGCCGCTGTATCACGACATGGGCCTGATCGGCGGCCTTATGCACCCGCTCTACACGGGCACGCGGCTCGTGCTGATGTCGCCCGGTGACTTCCTGCGCCATCCGCGCCGCTGGCTCGACGCGATCTCGCGCTTTCGCGCGACCATCAGCGGCGGTCCCGATTTCGCGTACCGCCTGTGCGTCGACCGCATTCGCCGGACGCCCGGCGACGCGCTGGACCTGTCCTGCTGGCGTCTGGCGTTCTGCGGTGCCGAGCCGATTCGCGCCGAGACGATGACGCGGTTCGCCGAGCGGTTTGCTGCTTCCGGTTTTGCGGCTGGCGCGCTGTATCCGTGCTATGGCATGGCGGAGGCGACACTGCTGGTCACGGGATCGCGCGCGGGTTCGGGCGCGCATATCGCGCGATTCGATGCGGACGCACTGGCGCAGGGCCGCGCGCAGCCGGGCGCCGATGCGGACGCGAGCGCGCTCGTCGCCAGCGGCTTCGCGCCGTCCCGCCATCTCGTCGACATCCGCGACGTGACGACCGGACAGTCTCTGCCCGACGGCACTGTCGGCGAAATCTGCATTCAGGGCCCAAGCGTCATGCGCGGTTACTGGCAGCGGCCCGATGCCACCGCCGAGGCGTTCTTCGCCGATGGTGCGCTACGCAGCGGCGACCTGGGCTTCCGCGCCGACGGCCGGCTCTATGTCGCGGGGCGCCGCAAGGATCTGATCATCGTGCGCGGCGTCAACGTGTACCCGCAGGATGTCGAGATGACCGTGGAGGGTGCGGTCGATGCCGTGCGGCGCGGGCGCGTCGCGGCGTTTCCATATGTGTACAACGGCATCGAGTCGATCGGCATTGCGGCGGAAGTGGCGCGCACTGCCATGCGCGGCGGCGACGATGCCGCCTCGGCAGCGGCGATTGCCCAGGCCATCCGTGCGGTGGTCGCCGAGGACTGCGGCGAGCCGCCGGCACTGGTGCTGCTGCTTCAGCCCGGCGAACTGCCGCGCACGACCAGCGGCAAGCTCCAGCGTTCGCGATGCGTGCCCGCATGGCGGGCCGGGGACCTCGATACCTGGGCGGTGTTCGAGGGTGACGCGGCCTTCCTCACTCCCGCTGGCGAAACGCGAGACCTCACGGCGACGGAGGCCAGGCTTGCCGATATCTGGCGGGAAGTGCTCGGCATGCGGCCCGGCGCCGATGACAGTCTCTTTGCACTGGGTGGCAATTCCGTGCAGGCCGCGCAGATCGTGGCGCGCGTGCGGGAGCGGCTGCACGCGGGTTTCTCGCTGGCACTGCTGTTTGCGCACCCCACGCTCGCGGCTTGCGCCGGGGCGATCGATGCGATGGAGGCGGCGGCCGATAGTCTGCGGTCCGACGTGGGCGTCGTGGGCGGCGCGGACGCCGACGCAGCGCTCTCCCCGATCCAACGCGGACTATGGGTGCTCTGGTGCCTGGCCCCCGAAAGCGGCGCCTACAACGTGTGCGGCGTCATGCAGCGCTCGGGCCCCTTCGACACCGCGGCCCTGCAGACCGCCATCGATACGCTCGCCGAACGCCATGTGGCCTTGCGCACGCGGATCGTCGTCGAGCGCAGCTCGCAGCCGTTGCAGCGCGTGCTGCCCGCGTCGTCCGTCCCGATCGACGTCCGGCATTGCGCGACCCGCGCCGAAGCCGAGCAGGCCGTGAGGCGCTGGAGCGAGCAGCCCTTTGCGCTGACCGCGCAGGCCGCGTTTCGTGTGCTGCGTGTCGTCGTGGAAGGCACGGAGTGGGTTGCCCTCTGCGTCCACCATCTGTTCGTGGACGGATGGTCGATGAACGTGATGGTCGACGAGTTCTGCGCGCTGTACGAGCGACGCGGCGCGCTGCCGCCCGCGACGCAACATACCGAGATCGCCGCCGGCCATGCACGCGCGCTTGCCGCGTGCCGGACCGATGCCATCGACTACTGGACGCGCACGCTGGGCAAGGATCCCGTGGTACTCGAACTGCCAACGGACCGCCCGCGCCCGGCGCAACCGAGCGGACACGGCGACGCACTGGACTTCTCGATCGACGCCACGCTCGCCTCCGGGCTGCGGCAGATGGCGGCCCGGCAGCAGACGACGCTGTTCACGGTGCTGCTGGCCGCCTGGCACGCGCTGCTACATCGCTACGCCGGCCAACGCGATATTCGCGTCGGCGTGCCGTTTGCACTGCGCGACAGCGTCGCGGCCGAGCGCGCGGTCGGGTACTTCATCAGCACGCAGACGATTCGCGCCACGGTAGAGGGCGCGCAACCGTTCGAAGCGCTGCTGCGGCAGGTGAGCGGCGCAGTCCGCGCGGTGCAGCCTTACCTCGCGTTGCCGTTCGAAGAGGTCGTGGACGCGCTGCAGCCCGACCGCACGCTTGCCCACAATCCCCTGTTCCAGGTCAAGTTCAACCTGGGGCTTCCCGTCGCGGCACCGGCCACACTGGCGGGCGACACGTTGCTGGCCATGCAGATCGAAGGCGACGTGACGCGTTTCGATCTCGCGCTGGATATCATCGATGGCAGCGATGCACTGGCGGGACGTCTTGCCTTTGCCACCGATCTGTTCGACCGCGCGACCGTCGAACGCATGATGCGGCACTATCTGTCCGTGCTTGCGCACGTGGCGGCGGCGCCCGAGACGGCCATCGCGCTGCTGCCGCTCGGCGACGATACCCCCGCGCTGGTTGCGGGGCCGCTGCCGGACGCCCCCATGGACGTGATGGCCGCGTGGAGCGCCGCGCTCCATCGCGATGCGCAGGCGGTCGCGCTGTGCGACGACACGCGAACGCTGACCCGCGCCGAGGCCGATGCGCTGGCCAATGGCGTGGCGCTCGCCTTGCAGGCACGCGGCATCGGCCGCGAGGATGTGGTCGCCATCGACCTCGAACGGTCGGTGCCATTCGTCGTGGCGCTGATCGGCACGCTCAAGGCCGGTGCCGTGGCGCTGCCGCTCGATATTGCGCAACCGGTGGAACGCCGCCGGCAACTCGTCGATGCCGCCAACGCGCGCGTCGTCATCGGCAACGCGGACCTCGGCGTCGATGGCCTCGATATCGCGACCGTGTCCCCAAGCGAACGCTTCACGGGCGTACCGGTGTTGCCGCAGCAGGGCGCATACCAGATCTTTACCTCGGGCTCCACGGGCACGCCAAAGGGCGTGATCGTCAGCCGGCAGGCGCTCGCACACTATGTCGCTGGCGTACTGTCGCGTCTGTCGCTGCCCGCCGGCACCAGCATGGCGATGGTATCGACGCCCGGGGCCGATCTCGGCCACACCGTACTTTTCGGCGCGCTATATGCCGGGCACTGCTTGCATCTGATCGCCCCGTCGCGCGCGACGGACGGCGACCGCTTTGCCGAATACATGGCCCGCTACCGCGTCGGCGCGCTCAAGATCGTGCCGAGCCATCTGCGTGCCCTGTTGCATGCCGAGCGTGGCGCCGACGTGCTGCCGCATGCGGCACTGATCCTCGGCGGCGAGGCCGCGCCGGCCGAGCTCATCGCGCAGGTGCGGGCGCTGCGGCCGGGTTGCCGCATCTTCAATCACTATGGACCGACGGAGACCACGGTTGGCGTGCTGACCCATGCGCTGGGCGACGATGAAACGATCCTGCCGCTCGGCGAGCCGCTGCCCGGCGTGCGTGCGTATGTGCTCGACGCCGGTCTGTCGCCGTTACCCGAAGGCATCGCGGGCGAGCTCTACATTGGCGGCTTGCAGCTCGCGCGCGGTTATCGCGATGCGCCCGCGCAGACCGCGGAACGCTTTCTGCCCGATCCGTACGTGCACGGCGCGCGCATGTACCGCACCGGCGATCGCGTGCGGCGCCGGCATGGCCGGCTGCATTATCTTGGGCGCGCCGACGAGCAGGTCAAGATCCGGGGCTATCGCGTCGAGCCCGCCGAGGTGGCGCGGATGCTGCGGACAATGGAAGGCGTGATGGATGCCGCCGTCATCGTGCACGACGAGCGGCTGATCGCGTACGCCGTGCTGGCACCGTCGATGGAGAGCACCGACGTACTGCGCATTGCCGCGGCGCGGCTGCCCGCCTATATGGTGCCGGCGCAGGTCGTGGCGATGGATCGCCTGCCCGTGACGTCGAATGGAAAGCTCGATCGCCGCGCGCTGCCGGCGCCCGTGTTCGAAGCCGCCGGACATGCGGAAGCCGCGAACGAGACCGAGATGGCGCTCGCGCGGATCTGGCAGGACGTGCTTGGCATCGAACGCGTCGGCGTGACGGATAATTTCTTCGAACTCGGTGGCGATTCGATCCTGTCGATCCAGGCCGTCAGTCGTGCACGGCGTGTGGGGCTACGGTTCACGCCCAAGGATCTGTTCCTGCATCAGACGGTACGCGCGCTTGCCGCGGTGGTCACCCGCGTGCAGTCCGCCCCCGTGAAGTCCGATGCGCCGGGCGGCGAGGTGCCGCTACTGCCGGTGCAGCGCGCGTTCTTCGAGACGCACGTTCCCGCGCGGCATCACTGGAACCAGGCGGTGCTATTGCGGCCAATGCAATCGCTCGACGTCGTACGTCTCCAGACGGCGGTGGATCGGCTTGTTGCGCATCATGACGCGTTGCGGTTGCGGTTTGCCGGGCGCGATGGGGTCTGGACCCAGCAGTATGCGGACACAGCGATCACGACCGTGACGCACGACGCGGTGACCGAGGACGCGCTGACCGACGCTTGCACGCGCGCGCAACGGGGCCTCGATCTGGAGCACGGCCCGCTGTTACGCGTGGCTTTGTTCACGTTGCCCGATGGCTCGCAACGGTTGCTCATTGCGATTCACCACCTCGTGGTGGATGGCGTGTCGTGGCGCATTCTGCTGGAAGACCTCCAGCAAGCCTACCGCGATGACGCAGCCCTGCCCGCGCGCACCTCGTCGTACCAGACATGGTCCCGCAAGTTGCAGCACCAGGCCGCTTCGCTCGCACACGAGCTCTCATTCTGGCGCACCCAGCAGGGGCCCGCCGTTGCCGCGCCCCGCGATGTGCGACTGCGCGACGCGACCGTGGCAACGGTATCGCTGCCCGCCGCGGCCACGCGTGCGTTGCTGACCGATGCGCATGGCGCCTACCGGACGCAGATCAACGACCTGCTGCTCGCCGCGGTGGCACGCGCGGTCGGGCAATGGCAGGGATTCGATACGGCCGCGGTCCTGCTCGAAGGGCATGGCCGGGAAGCGCTGTTCGACGATATCGATCTCTCGCGCACGGTCGGCTGGTTCACAAGCCTGTTCCCGGTCGCGCTGCCCATCGACGACGACCTCGGCGTGCATATCAAGCGCGTCAAGGAAGCCGTGCGTGCGGTGCCGCGGAACGGCATCGGTTTTGGCCTGCTGCGCGACGCATTGCACGACGTGGCGCGGCCGTCGATTACCTTCAACTATCTTGGGCAGTTCGATGCGCGTGACGGCGGCATGTTTGCCCACGCGCAGGAACCGGCCGGCGATAGCCGAGATCCCGATGCACCGGTCGGCAATGCGATCGTCATCGACGGCATGGTCCGCGATGGCGAGCTGGCGTTCACGCTGACGCTGGCGGACCCTGCGTTCACGCCGTTTGCCGGGCGGCTGCGCGGGGCGCTCGAAGACATTGTCGCGCATTGCCTGCAGGCACCCGCCGGCGCGCTGACGCCGTCTGACGTACCGCTGTCCGGTCTGACGCAGGCTCAACTCGATCCGCTCGCCGGCGCGGCCATCGCCGATATCTATCCGCTGACGTCGATGCAGCAGGGGATGTTGTTCCATGCCCTCTACACGCCCGATGCGGGGATGTATGTGAACCAGATCGCGGTGGATCTGGAGGGGCTCGATGCCGACCGCATGCGTCGTGCCTGGAACGACACGATTGCCGCGCACGATATCCTGCGCACGGCCTTCCTGCATGTCGATGGCAAGCCGCTGCAGGCCGTGATGCACAGCGTGCCGTCACCGGTTCTGATCGAATCGCACGGCGATGTGGAAGCGCTGGCGCTGCACGATCGCGCGCGTCCGTTCTCGCTCGACACGGCGCCGCTGATGCGCGTGCGGCTGGTCGCGCAGGGCGCGTCGCGGCACCGCATGATTTGGACCAGCCACCATCTGCTGCTCGATGGCTGGAGCACGGCGCGGCTGATTGGCGAGGTTCTGCAGCGGTATCACGGCCAGCCCGTGGAGGCCGTCGCTACGCGCTATCGCGACCATATCGCTTGGTTGCAGGCGCAGGATGCGTCGGCCAGCGAGGCGTTCTGGCAGCAGCGGCTGCCCGCGCTCGAGACGCCGACGCTGCTTGCGCAGGCGCTGCCCGCGCCGGCCGAGCCTATGACGGGCCATGCCGTGCAGCGTGTGCGCATCGATGCCATCTCCCTGCAACGTGCCGCGCAGCAGCAGCGCGTCACGCTCAACACGCTGCTGCAGTCCGCATGGATCGTCGTGCTGCAACGCTATACTGGCCAGCGTGCGGTCGCGTTCGGCGCCACCGTGGCGGGCCGCCCGGCGACGTTGTCCGGCGCCGACACGATGCTCGGGCTGTTTATCAACACACTGCCTGTGATCCAGGCACCGGCCCCCGACCAGCGCATCGACGCGTGGTTGCAGGCCTTGCAGCAGGAGAACCTCTCGCTGCGCGAGCACGAACACGTGCCGCTGTACGAGATCCAGCGCTGGGCCCATCAGGGTGGCCAGCCGCTGTTCGACTCGATCCTCGTGTTCGAGAACTACCCGATCGACGCCGCGCTGCGCGAGCGGGAGCAGCACGGTCTGCGCATTGGCGACGTCGATCATGCCTCGACGACCAACTATCCGTTGACGCTGGTCATTACGGGCAACCAGACGCTGGACGTGATGTTCAACTATGCGACCGAGCTGTTCGAGGCGGATCGCATCGCGCAGTTGCAGCGGCACTTCGTCGCGACGCTGGAGCGGATCGCCGCGCAGCCGGACCAGCGCATCGCGGATCTGGTGCTCGAACAGCCGGACGCCGTCACCGACGAAGACGATCGCTTTCGCGACGCCCCGCCCGTGCATGTCGCCATCGCAATGCGGGCTGCCAGCCAGCCCGACGCCGTGGCCGTGCGCTGTGGCGAGCAGACGCTGACCTATGCCGGGCTCGATGCCGCATCGGGCGCGCTGGCGCTGGCACTGCGCTCGCGGGTGACCGCGCACGAACCCGTGATCGGCGTCGTGATCGATCGCACGCCCGGCATGATCGTGCGGCTGCTGGCCGTGCTCAGGGCCGGTGCCGCGTATCTGCCGATCGATCCCGAACTCCCGCAGGCACGGATCGACGAAATGATCGACGGCGCCCGCGTGCAGCTGCTGCTTGGCTCGCGGGCGCTGCGTCCGCGCCTCGATGCGAAGGTGCCATGGCTCGACATGGAGGACGCCGAGTGTCTTGTGCCTTCCCCCGGGTCGCTGCCCGAGGTCTCGCGCCAGCAGCTGGCTTATCTGATCTACACCTCGGGCTCCACCGGCAAGGCCAAGGCCGTGGCCGTCGAGCACGGACCGTTGGCCATGCATTGCCACGCAACGGCCGAGCAATACGGCATGGCGCCGGGCGAGCGCGAGCTGCACTTCCTGTCGTTCAGCTTCGACGGTGCCCACGAGCGCTGGATCGTGCCGCTCGTGGCCGGCGCGGAGGTCGTGCTGCGCGACGACGAACTGTGGAGCGCGGAACGGACGCTCGCCGCCTTTACGCTCCACGGCATTACCAATGCGGGGTTCCCGCCGGCCTATCTGATGCGGCTGACCGAGGCGGCCGATCCGGATGCGCCGCCGCTGCGACTGCTGTCGTTCGGCGGGGAGGCGATTTCGCGCGAGAGCTTTGCGCGCGTACGCAAGACGTTCCGCCCGCGCACGCTGATCAATGGCTACGGTCCGACCGAAGCCGTGGTCACGCCGCTCGCGTGGGTGGCCGACGCCGATACGCCCTGCACGCCCGCCTACGCGCCGATCGGCCGGCCCGTCGGCTCGCGCCATGTGTATCTGCTGGACGCGGATCTGCATCGGGTGCCGCAGGGGGTGATTGGCGAGCTCTATATCGGGGGCTATGGCCTTGCGCGCGGCTATGCGCAGCGCCCGGGGCTCACCGCCGAGTTGTTCCTGCCAGATCCGTTCGTGCCCGGCGCGCGCATGTATCGCACCGGCGATCTCGTACGCCAGGGTCCCGATGGCGCCATCGAATATGTGTCGCGCCGCGACCATCAGATCAAGATTCGCGGGTATCGCATCGAGCCGGGCGAGATCGAGGCGCGTCTGCGTGCGGCGGCGGGTGTGTATGCGGCGGCGGTGCTGGCGGTGCCGACACCGCAGGGATCTCAGCTCGTTGCCTATGTGGCGGGCGACGGCGACACGACGCCCGATACGGACAGCCTGCGCGCGATGCTCGCGGCCGCGCTCCCGCCCTATATGGTGCCCGCGCAGATCGTCGGCATGGCGCAGTGGCCCGTCACGGTCAACGGCAAGCTCGATCGCCACGCGCTGCCGGCGCCGGTGTTCGCGAGCCATGACCACGTGGCACCGCGCACGGAACGCGAACAGGCGCTGGCTGGCATCTGGCAATCGCTGCTCGGCGTCGAGCGCGTCGGCATCCACGACAACTTCTTCGAGCTTGGCGGGCACTCGCTGTTGCTGACGCAGCTGGTCTCGCGGCTACATCGCGAGATGGGGCTCACGCTGAGCCTGCGCGACGCGATGGCACATCCCACGGTCGCGCAGCTGGGCGCGTGGATCGATGCGCGTCCCGATGCACGCCAAGAGACCGCGCGGCAGCTTGCCGCGCTGGACGACCTGATGGCAGATTTGGAGGCTTCCTGA
- the fhuF gene encoding siderophore-iron reductase FhuF, with amino-acid sequence MLPELAPFFPGPLRAYGEGLTALPAPPKATPGARLAEIDGIAELVRGYGKVLGATDMPALASWWTRRYCLAIVPPVLVAAVVLERALPVALDDIEVSLARDYRAERIHIGHARTVVGHDFVVAIDLLVRHNLAPLFQAMAPLRASPRVLWSHAAEFVQTVGQVLCGHPAVDPARREALAHWLANAGALGPAYRHLPPIAVADGGDGHARRVRRVCCLNYRLPDEDYCGVCPLTCAKSRANTTDTHPA; translated from the coding sequence TTGCTGCCAGAACTCGCACCGTTCTTTCCCGGCCCGCTCCGCGCCTATGGCGAGGGGCTGACGGCATTGCCAGCGCCGCCGAAAGCCACGCCTGGCGCGCGTCTCGCGGAAATCGACGGCATTGCCGAACTCGTGCGCGGCTACGGCAAGGTGCTTGGCGCCACCGATATGCCGGCGCTGGCATCGTGGTGGACGCGTCGCTACTGCCTCGCCATCGTGCCGCCCGTGCTCGTCGCCGCGGTGGTGCTGGAACGCGCATTGCCGGTGGCGCTCGACGACATCGAGGTGTCGCTTGCGCGCGACTATCGGGCAGAACGTATCCATATTGGGCACGCGCGTACGGTCGTCGGCCATGACTTTGTGGTAGCCATCGACCTGCTGGTCCGTCACAACCTTGCCCCGCTCTTTCAGGCGATGGCGCCGCTGCGCGCGTCGCCGCGCGTGCTGTGGAGCCATGCCGCCGAGTTCGTGCAGACCGTGGGACAGGTGCTCTGTGGCCACCCGGCCGTGGACCCTGCGCGGCGCGAGGCGCTTGCGCACTGGCTGGCCAACGCGGGCGCGCTCGGCCCGGCCTATCGGCACCTGCCTCCGATTGCCGTGGCCGATGGCGGCGACGGCCATGCGCGCCGCGTGCGCCGCGTCTGCTGCCTCAACTACCGGCTGCCCGACGAAGACTATTGCGGCGTCTGCCCGCTGACCTGCGCCAAATCGCGCGCCAACACGACAGACACGCATCCCGCCTAA